CCGCCAATCCTGGATATGGCGCAAATTCAGACATGTTGCATTCTCATGAGCCTTCCTTGAAGTTGAATTGACTCTTGCATGACTCACTCTGATTTCTCGAAGATCTAATGTATTCACTTGTGATGGATTCTTCTTCACATACTGTTGAAGCTTTCCTTCGTCGATCATTTTCTGAACTTCCGTTTCCAGAGTTCGATAAGACTCGGTATTGTGTCCGTAATCTCGATGATGAGCACAATATTTACTTTTATCCCTTTTATCCTTTGTTTCTTCTGACATTAGCTTTGGAACTGGAAGAGAATCCTTAATATTTTTGAAGAGTTCCCACAGTCCGATATTTAGACTGGGAAATCTAATTTTCACCTTAACCTGAGGTTTTCTTAATTCTTCTCCGTCTCCAGATCTACTTCGGGGGTCATCaagatttttcttcttcgaaCTACTCTCTaaatgttgtttttgttttccaTGTCCTTCGGCACCTGGAGATTTTGTCGTACGCGACAACTTTGCCCTCTTTTCTTTCTCAGCTCTACCATACCTGTCTGCCCTGTCATATAACTCTTTGAGAGTTCCGACTGGTTGGACTGTTAGGGAATTGTAAATTCCGAACTCATTGTAATCCAGCGCATTTTTGTATGCCTCTATTACGAGTCCAGCATCTACTTTTACGACTTCACTAACTTCCTGGCGAAACCTCCTAGTAAAATCAATAAGACTTTCACCGGCTTCTCTGTGTAACAAGAACAAATGGCTGCTTCCTTTCTTATTTCCGAGATTAATTTTGTACTGCTCAAAGAATGCATCCGACAACATTCCGAAGTTTGCTACGAATTTGGCTTTAGTTATGAAAACCAAGTTAAAGCCTTACCAGTCAAAGTTGTTGGGAATGCTCTGCAAAGTAACTCGTCACTAAATCCCCATAAACTCATCGAAGCCTGAAAATGTTGGACGTGTTCCACTGGATCGCCACTCCTCCTATCAAAGAATTCTTTAAACTGAGGAAGGATGAAATTCAGAGGTGGTCGAAACTGCTTTATCCTGTTAGTAAACGGTGAATCTATCGATCTCTTCATTGATAAGATTTGTTGTCTCTCATCGTTGGACTGTTTATGTGACAACGCTTCTTCAATTATTTCGTCGATTTTATTTTTACTGAGGTGATTGCTTCGTGGTGAATCTCCGTCAGTTTCTCTACGGATCCGCTCATTCCTGACAAATTCAGTTCTTCTTTCTCGATAATCTCTTTCACGCCTGGTTTTCTTTGAATAGTCGTTGTCGTCGTGACCAACTCTGTGTCTACGCCTGTCATGTCTCTTATGACTTGGCCTTGCTCGCCTGTCTTGATCAATCAAATAGTAGGCATCATCTTCGGGTACATAACGATCATAATAACTACCATTATGGTGATCATGACTTTGATGATCGTTTCTAGCATCTTCAGCTCTTCTTGAATTACTCCGACCTGGCCTTTGCTCGTCAAGGACGTCGTCCCTTCCGTGTGGGATGCCACGTTCTCGTGTAGTACGATGATTTGACATTTCATTTTCGTAGTGCGGGGTAGCTGCACCTTCgagttcttttcttttctctaatGCAATTTTGAGCCGCTTGTTCTCCCTTTCCAACTCCTGAAAATGCTCGCGTAACGTCAAGTCAATTGGGGTCACCCGTGGGTTGTTAGCTTGTGTAACCTGCATGTTGCTAGCTTGCGTAACTAGAGGATTGTTAACCTGCACGGCTTGAATATTGCTAGCTTTCCCAACTTGTAGGTGATTTCTCACACCCCTATTAGCAATATCCCTTTGTCGAAGCTCCCGAATGCTCGGGTGTTGGTTTCGATTCCCTCCCTGATAGTTGATGTTTTCACTATTGGCACGAGGAGATGTTCTACGTTCCCAAGCATTGTTTTTTCTGAAAGTTGGAGTGGATCTGGCAGAATGAGCTCCCGACGTTGTTGATCAAATTGACGTTTCCCTTCCATCTTGAAGGGGTGGGACGATAGCGCTCCGTATCGTTCGACTGACGCCTTGAGTATGACGATTTTCGGTAGGTGCGTTGTCGTTCCCTTCATGTTGACTTGCTTGTGAAAAGTCCATGAAACTTCTCTTGTTTTGTTACCTTTCGTAACACTGACTTTTGCAACAAAAAAGCGTCTCTGTTACAACGTTCTCTGCAACGCTAGATTAACTGTTGTAGCTTCTGGACAGATCTGTAATACAGAGTTAACTGTTGCTGTTTCAGAACAGATCTGTAACACAGAGTTAACTGTTGCCGTTTCTGAACAGATCTGTAACACAGAGTTAACTGTTGCTGTTTCTGGGCAGATAACTGTTGCAGCGATTTTTCAGCAACGTCTGATGTCTGTTACAGAAAAATTCTCTTCTGAAAAagcttgaaaaaaaaaacttcttttgCAAGGGGAGCACGATCAAGGGTTtgggtccccttagtcggcgccaaaagatgttggaGCAAAATTAATCaccccaacaatcttcgagatttGTGTGTGTTGATCGAATCTCCACCGTTGCTTTATTTCTCCAGAGATGTTGATGAAAAATGAGGGGGTACCTAcaaagacactccgatgcttAATTCAGAGAGAGCTCTAGACATGtttttttttagaagaaaaaagtAATTCTGATTGTGTCCTTTGAGTTGATTCtcaacctctatttataggcagaaaTCAAATCAAGTTGTTAAGATTTGTGGTTATCCCAAATAACCACCTAGATTCATCCTTATCCCATAAGATTTGTGGCTATCTTCTATGACCACCTGGATTCATCCTTATCTCATAAGATTTGTGGTTATCTTTAACAACCACCTGGATTTGTATCTATCCTCACAAGATTTATGCAAATCTCAAAAGATCATgtttatctctttgagatttgaaCTAATCTCAAACTGGTTTCCATAAAAAACCATTGGGCCACAAAATAAACCcaattgggcttccataataagcccgACGTGTTCAGGATTCCTTAATAAATCCGGTTGGGTTCTTTAAAAAGTTATTTTTGTCTCCTTTTATAAACAACTGGGCTTCTACAATAAACCCAGCTGGGCTtccttaataagccatttttggcttctttactaaaccactgggtttccttaataaactcagttgggcttctttaataagccaattatgatttctttactaaaccactgggtttcctttATAAATCCAgttgggcttctttaataagccatttatggtttctttactaaaccactgggtttccttaataaaccccgTTGGGCTTCTGTAATAAGCCAATTATGGTTTCTTTActaaaccactgggtttccttaataaaccccgttgggcttctttaataagccaattatggtttctttactaaaccactgggtttccttaataaaccccgttgggcttctttaataagccaattATGGTTTCGGGGCGCTTGTGTGTCCCGTACGTAAACCATTTTATGGTGGTACAAACAATTTGTAACAACATTTCCAGCAAacttattatttcaaattacatttcaaTCAATACAATGAAAAGATTCAAATCACTAAGCTACTCAATCctagcttccgctgcgcaactctaataaatctgcaaggatgtcaattggggtgacaTGACAGCTCAGTAGAATGCGTTACCAGTTCTCTAAAGATGCGCAAACATAATCATTTTTAGCAAAGAAAAACATATGACAAGAACATGGGACAATTTCAACGAATCCGTGATATATTCAAGAATCACAATACCAACAATATTTTTGATAAATTATCAAATCTAGAATTCAGTCTATgagttcataacattaatattattatcaacaaaTCATCCATTTTAGTTTCAACACATTATTCACATATTAACATTGTCACCAACCAAACATGAGTTCATAATACCATTAACTAATAATCCATTTTGGATTTAATACATCAATtcacaattcatccatttaagtTCACACTTGAGTTCAACAATTCATTGAAATAGATTTCACACGTGAGTTCACAACACTATTAATGTTTCCTACAAATAATTCAATTCGCATTTCAATGATTGAGTTTATAAAACCAATAAGGTTTCCACTAATCAATCAATAGAGATTTCAACACAcgattcacaaattaatattgtCACCAACAAGCCATGAGTTCACAACATTTATATTATTATCAACAAATCATTTATCAAATCATCCATTTAGGATTCAACTCATCAATTCACAACAACAACTCATCCATTTGAATTTCACAAATGAGTTCATAATACCGATTATGTTTCCAACAACTCATTTAATTTAGATTCCAAACACATTATTCACATATTTATAAGTCACCTcaaaccatgagttcacggtacgaaaaccttggttcatacacccacctatcgtttatcggcacggacaacctccatcgatggtcaggaacaaaagtttctatggggatcataccaattttctctcggggatcattacccgtttcattcacagtactaaaaccttggttcgtacaccacctatcgtttatcggcacgtaCAGCCatcatcgatggtcgggaaacacaagttcccatggggatcattacccatttaacacTCTGGGATCATTAACCGCCATTAGCGTGAAAATATATTTCATCTAACGGAAAAATATGAACTCATTTCCGtttttaaatcatttttacaaacaaCAGAAGCAACAAcatgagtttctttcaagaaTTTATGCAAACAAGTTAATTGCAGCCACTTTGCATCATGCATATTAGAGTAATTTATTCATCTGATCTTCCTAAACTTATAAGAAAACATACAGAGCTCAATAAACAaacacatatccaaaattcacagtaaaccaacggttcaaacaaAATATATTGAATTTATAGTGACAACCTAAAAACTAGGCAGTTTACATGCCATTACCAAACAATTCATTATAAATTCATATAAACTTGAAATTGAGCAAACACAGAGCACAATGAAAGGTATCATATATTTCTACAACTTTTGTTAATAATCCAATTCATTCTAAAAATGTTAAGGTTACCTAAATCAATCAAAAACGTGATAAAGCGAATCTGTCCAGAATCTTCAGAAATCATCATTCATATTAATTCAAACATTCAACAGTGAATTCACGGTGGAGTATTCTCAAATTTTTATCAACGATACCCAATTATGTTGTCTATCAATAACATAAGCCTGATCAAAACTCAAAGATATGTAATTGTACGAATAAATTACTGAAACCTAACAATAGAAAATCATATAAATTAAACACCCAAAGAAAAACATcaaaagagaaagggtttcacattctaccttTGATTAGCTACAATCTCCTCTAGATTATAGCCTTCTTCTCTAAAAACTCTAGCTccatctctttctctttctcattcTTAGTTTTCTAATCTCTAAAATTCTTTTGCCAAATGTTTATTATAAAACCTATATTAATATTACCAATTAATACacatttcattattattattattattattattactattataaaTGTCTCTTTATTTTCCTACTATTTAGGTGATTATATTCACACCTTAATATTCTACCTCAAGCAACCCAATTAGGCAAAGGAATAATAAACAATAATCTAAGCTAACTCATTAAAATCCGACACGGAAAGGTAACTATAAATACAGGGTATTACATTCTACCACCCTTAAAAaaaatttcgtcccgaaattaaAAATATACTTAGAATCTCAAAATTCTACATAATATAAATCATATCACAAACAATACGAAAATTCAATGCAGCACACAACTAATGGTTCGTATGAATTCAATAAAAGCTTGAATATCACTAATAACAcgaaacaagcaatacaacaacaaaatcaaccaagcatgcataaagacataaaaaataatttatttacgcTCCCATTCAAGATCTGAAGcctagagctctgataccaacttgtaacaccccgagttccggaccagggtcaaacccatatgcagatccgaactcgaagcgttacgggtcggaaagagacttatgcatatatattTCTCTTAGTTAATCTTTTTTTTACAACAAATATAATTTAGCCTTTCTAATATGTATTTAAACATATGAATTTTCTAATCATTTGTAACAACATTTTCAGCAAacttattatttcaaattacatttTCAGCAAATTTAAACATATGAATAGCGCGCAAGGAGGTTTCTCTTGGTCTTCGGTCAGATGATGGCAAAGATCTGAATCCCGCTGATattcttgttctcaactgggaaaatgtgaaagatgtttgtatggatgttacaggtgtcTCTCCATTCACTGGCGATGGTGTCCGCTCCTTTGTCCCTGGTAAGGCTATTTCTGGTGTTGTTTCACGTAAACATACCAAATACTCGGACAAGTGTGCTGCACATGGGTATGGGTTGGGTGTTCTGGATTTTTCTACCTTAGGAGAACTTGGTGAGGATACTTTAgctttttcaagcgtctgaagcaTTGTTTATTTAGCAATGACGCTAGTAGTGGCGTAGGTAGATTcatttttttatagattaggtgttgctattcaaagaggagttggagcccagcttgtcgctaggttaccaaccaaaagctttgtttgATTTATAAATTTGATTAATTTTCAATCAATACAATGAAAAGATTCAAATCACTAAGCTACTAAATCATAGCTTCCGCTGGCGCAACTCtaataaatctgcaaggatgtcaattggggtgagatgacagctcagtaGAATGCGTTACCAATTCTCTAAAGATGCGCAaacataatcatttttagaaaataaaaaatatgacaaGAACATGGCACAACTTCAACGAATCCATGATATATTCAAGAATCACAATACCAACAATATTTTCGATAAATTATCAAATCTAGAATTCAGTCGTTgagttcataacattaatattattatcaacaaaTCATCCATTTAAGTTTCAACACATCATTGACATATTAACATTGTCACCAACCAAGCATGAGTTCATAATACCATTAACTAATAATCCATTTTGGATTTAATACATCAATtcacaattcatccatttaagtTCACACTTGAGTTCAACAATTCATTGAAATAGATTTCACACGTGAGTTCACGACACTATTAATGTTTCCTACAAATACTTCAATTCGCATTTCAATGATTGAGTTTATAAAACCAATAAGGTTTCCACTAATCAATCAATAGAGATTTCAACACAcgattcacaaattaatattgtCACCAACAAGCCATGAGTTCACAATATTTATATTATTATCAACAAACCATTTATCAAATCATCCATTTAGGATTCAACTCATCAATTCAGAACAACAATTCAtccatttgaatttcaaaaatgaGTTCATAACACCGATTATGTTTCCAACAACTCATTTAATTTAGATTCCAAACACATTATTCACATATTTATAAGTCACCTcaaaccatgagttcacggtacgaaaaccttggttcatacaccacctatcgtttatcggcacggacagcctccatcgatggtcaggaacaaaagttcctatggggatcattacctgtttcattcacagtacgaaaaccttggtttgtacaccacctatcgtttatcggcacggacaaccgtcgtcgatggtcgggaaacacaagttcccatggggatcattacccatttaactctcggaGATCATTAACCACCATTAGACTGAAACTATATTTCATCTAACGGAAAAATATGAACTCATCTCCatttttaaatcatttttacaaacaacaacatgagtttctttcaagcatttatgcaaacaagttaACTGCAGCCACTTTGCATCATGCATATTAGAGTAATTTATTCGTCTGATCTTCCTCAACTTTTGAGAGAACATACAGAGCTCAATAAACAaacacatatccaaaattcacagtaaaccaacggttcaaacaaAATATATTGAATTTATAGTGACAACCTAAAAACTAGGCAGTTTACATGCCATTACCAAACAATTCATTATAAATTCATATAAACTTGAAATTGAGCAAAAAGCAGAGCACAATGAAAGGTATCATATATTTCTACAACTTTTGTTAAGAATCCAATTCATTCTAAAATTTTTAAGGTTACCTAAATCAATCAAAAACGTGATAAAGCGAATCTGTCTAGAATCTTCGGAAATCATCATCCATATTAATTcaaacattcaacggtgaatatACGGTGAATTATTCTCAAATTTTTATCAATGATACCCAATTATGTTATCTATCAATAAAAGAAGCCTGATCATAAATCACAAATATGTAATTGTACGAATAAATTACTGAAACCTAACAATAGAAAATCATATAAATTAAACACCCAAAGAAAAACATcaaaagagaaagggtttcacattctaccttTGATTAGCTACAATCTCCTCTAGATTATCCATATCCTTCTTCTCTGAAAACTCTAGCTccatctctttctccttctcattcTTAGTTTTCTAATCTCTAAAATTCTTTTTCCAAATGTTTATTATAAAACCTATATTAATATTACCAATTAATACACATttcattattattgttattattatttaatttaaattataaatGTCTCTTTATTTTCCTCCTATGTAGGTGATTATATTCACACATTAATATTCTACCTCAAGCAACCCAATTAGGCAAAGGAATAATAAACTATAATCTAAGCTAACTCATTAAAATCCGACACGAAAAGGTAACTAGAAATACAGGGTAttacatttactaattggagattttctattgagagatttcggaaatattggaccaacatttattggaattatgaaaaccgaaatttttcattcattgcatatcttgagaatattttcggttttggaaattccttggtgtccaaacatccttggtctataaatacctaagttttcatttctagcgaactatcctaagagccaggaaaacttcatttcttgttgtttctggtggagccgtctattcggaggaGAAATTATCCTAATTAGTTGAAATATCTTACaatcgctcgtttaaagacttatgtgggatcaagaagctctatgagtaccgtaggtgggaactagataattgcagtgttattagttttcggtttgatttgattgaataacattagttgaaacttttattgcacctagtttgtttatccttgagaatcttctcttctgatataagattcactcaaactagatcgaagtatcgacgggatctttagaactgttgttagatctaaataaatcttgtgataatccattgttaacagactccgttctgtgcatgattgatcacaagatactcaagtggtgttgtgcaggttttgaagataaaagaagatttcaagacgaaaaagaattcttattagttttcgtatcttgtggatttagtgcacaaaccttgatcggatgggatccaactagaatcaatttatctttgatagatctgattaaTTAGTCGCGTGAGATCGACAatatctatatttctctttgagatatatattgattgagtgtgaatctatactcGATAGTTAaatttagattgatctaaacagacaaaggagtttcttagattaaatggaagagcctttgtcaaggactcatctatatctttagcaagattgattagagtggttaccaaacagattctttctttgtttttttggaatatgatccaaaggattTGCTATTcgcgtgcgtgactctagaagtcgaaggcgcggggatactgggggaactaagtagctaggggtagtctgcttggtctcaactatatgaagttggtattaaattttgtatagtggcttaattttgagagtattcaaaactggactaggccccggggtttttctgtatttgcggtttcctcgttaacaaagtcttgctgtgtcttttactttgatttccgcattataattgttattataattaagtaaaatacacaagtacgttaactctgtaatacttgatagtgatcctactAAAGGTGGCACCTTCTCGCACCGATAGCGGTCAACGATGGCGTATCAATTCTGCAACCAGTTATCGTCGACTTCTAACTTCATCGCAGATTTACACTTTTTCACAATGTCCATCAGAGGAATCAAATCCCGATCATCCTCGTATAttcagagtttggttattaccgaacctattatcaagtaacacactttgtttttgtattatctcgatcttgtatccattatcaatcacacaagttatcttattgtcgtattgtctcgatctcgtatccatagacgaccacatgaagtgtgaaccgaattgttctTTGTCTCGaatttttccatagacgatcacattcggtagaggacttataggttgaaataaaaagattgtggtgtatttgggtaccctcgtctttttaataattgacaaacctcttttgcttcgacacatgATATTTGCTTCACTTTGCCTTttgaaaacatggtggatgttcTTGGGAAAGAAAGAAATGtgttggtttggttgagaatcaaacctagtgttgtattTATAACCAAAAAAATAGACGTTGGTAATTCAAATAGGCGGtctagattgttagagcattgctcggtcgagctcgcatgcgttgctatctcaagcatgcttgtcaatgttagtaatcaaaactataagtcttaatttctagcctacatagctaaaggtctcggaataggatagaaagtgtagttgagctcaagaactccatggaaatcatcatacaagacgaaggactactcaaggaactggtggatcttcatcgaataaaaggtatgtggagacttgaacttatttgtcacacaaaagtctatctattctatctcctactcttgagacaaaagtcgttttgatatataaactttcattatgcacatttgctatttcgagccgagtttatctcgcctatctatttctcgaaatatgtgttggtaagctttcactttagccgaattcatctttacctagtgacgaaagtcatgttatgtttcaatcactttgaaaatttccctgacgaaaaatggtctgtgaataacgactatatccgTCAtttgagaatatttcaatgattgaaatgagagtttagattacataaccattggtaggatataagcattgttgtggaaacacatatatgtataagtccttattacttgaaccaaagtttgctaactttgttgatcaagataaatggaagtggcgtgagccaagtccgcgaactggcggaagtcctcgacccgagaatttctgctggagtttgtgaactccttccatgagcttaattatgcgaacccagtccgcgaacttgagaaggttatatctaaaatcggttgttcttgaactcatgtttatt
Above is a genomic segment from Papaver somniferum cultivar HN1 chromosome 10, ASM357369v1, whole genome shotgun sequence containing:
- the LOC113316111 gene encoding uncharacterized protein LOC113316111 gives rise to the protein MLSDAFFEQYKINLGNKKGSSHLFLLHREAGESLIDFTRRFRQEVSEVVKVDAGLVIEAYKNALDYNEFGIYNSLTVQPVGTLKELYDRADRYGRAEKEKRAKLSRTTKSPGAEGHGKQKQHLESSSKKKNLDDPRSRSGDGEELRKPQVKVKIRFPSLNIGLWELFKNIKDSLPVPKLMSEETKDKRDKSKYCAHHRDYGHNTESYRTLETEVQKMIDEGKLQQYVKKNPSQVNTLDLREIRVSHARVNSTSRKAHENATCLNLRHIQDWRISNKVEYVNLIGTKTLEEGNTEICFSVADLAGVYQPNNDAIVILALIGMYKVRRVLVDTGSSINVIFSGAYKSMSLNESQVEDDDNPIIGFSGETMTAIGRVSLPTTLGGKTVMQYFSLLDCRAPYNAILGRDWIHAMGAITSTIHQCLKFFTPAGVMKVRSDQVASHKCHENAMEEYKKSELKGSEILHAEKHL